The Psychrobium sp. MM17-31 DNA window GTCACACATTTAGTGGCGAGGGTACTTTACTGTGTGCTGTATTGGTTTGATATCAACATTATCCGTTCCATAGTGTGGGGCATTGGAACCGTAGCTAGTTTTGCGATTATTTGGCAGTGTCTGAGCTTTTAGCTGTTTGTTCTGCATCTGCGGCTAATGCACGTTGTTGTTTGCGATAGAGGCTCATCTGTTCATAGAAATGGTCCCACACACATGGACAGCAGGCGCCACCGCCACAGCAGTCGTCATCAAGTGGTTTTTCAGGCTTTTCAATTAAATCAGTCATCATTACTTCTTCTTGCAACATTAATGAGTAGTTTAACACTGTTGTGCTGATAATAAAAAAGCCGCCACTACGTTTTGTAGGGCGGCTTTGGAAGCTAGTTAATCGCTTTAATTAGAGGCTTGGGCCTGCTGCTACTAATGATTTACCTTCTTCAGTATCAGTGAATTTCTCGAAGTTATTTACGAAGCGCTTAGCAAGATCTTGAGCTTTTTCTTCCCACTCGGCTGCATCTTGGTAAGTATCGCGTGGATCCAGGATATCACCTTCTACACCCTCAACGTTAGTTGGAACGCTTAGGTTGAAGTGAGGAAGTGTTTGACACTCAGCGTTGTCGATTGAGCCGTCTAGGATCGCATCGATAATAGCGCGAGTAGCTTTGATAGAGATACGCTTGCCAGTACCGTTCCAACCAGTGTTTACTAGGTATGCAGTAGCGCCTGCATCTTCCATACGCTTAGTTAAAACTTCAGCATATTGTGTTGGGTGAAGCGTTAGGAACGCCGCGCCGAAACACGAAGAGAATGTTGGCGTTGGTTCGGTAATACCGCGCTCAGTACCTGCTAGTTTCGCTGTGAAACCAGATAGGAAGTAGTAACGTGTTTGCTCAGGCGTTAATTTAGATACTGGTGGTAATACACCGAACGCATCAGCAGTTAAGAAAATAACTTTCTTAGCGTGACCTGCTTTTGATACCGGCTTAACGATGTTATCGATGTGGTAGATTGGGTAAGAAACACGAGTGTTCTCTGTTTTTGAGTTATCGTCGTAATCGATCTTACCATCGCTATCTACTGTCACGTTTTCTAATAGCGCATCGCGACGGATTGCATTGTAGATATCTGGTTCGTTTTCTTCGCTTAGGTTGATCGTTTTCGCGTAACAACCGCCTTCGAAGTTAAATACGCCGTTGTCATCCCAACCGTGCTCGTCGTCACCGATTAATTGACGCTTAGGATCTGTTGATAGGGTAGTTTTACCTGTACCAGATAGTCCGAAGAATACCGCTGTGTCACCGTCTTTACCAACGTTAGCACTACAGTGCATTGAGGCGATGCCTTTTAATGGTAATAGGTAGTTCATCATTGAGAACATACCTTTCTTCATTTCGCCACCGTACCAAGTACCGCCGATTAGCTGCATGCGCTCTGTTAGGTTAAAGGCAACGAAGTTCTCTGAATTTAAGCCCTGCTCTTTCCAGTTTGGATTCGTTGTTTTTGCACCGTTCATTACCACAAAATCAGGTACGAAAGTTTCTAACTCTTCTTCTGATGGACGGATGAACATGTTTTTAACGAAGTGAGCTTGCCATGCAACCTCAGTGATGAAGCGAACTTTTAGGCGCGTATCTTCATTGGCACCACAAAATGTGTCAACAACAAATAGGCGCTTGCCTGATAGTTGTGTTGAAACTAAACCTTTTAGTGAATCCCAAGTTTCAGGAGTCATTGGTTTGTTGTCGTTTTTACCTTGATCTGACCACCATACTGTGTCGCGCGTTACGTCGTCGCGAACAATGTATTTGTCTTTTGGCGAACGGCCAGTAAAAATCCCTGTATCTACTGATACTGCACCCGATTGCGTCACTACGCCTTTATCATAGCCAGAAAGTGTGGCTTTTGTTTCTTCTTCAAACAGTTGATCGTAAGAAGGGTTGTAAACAATCTCTTGGACGTCGTTAATACCATATTGAGTTAAATCGATAGTGGTATTGTTACCAGCTGTGGCGACGGTCATTTTTTAGCTCCTAAGGGTGGTAAGTTGTATGTAATGGTTACATCAAGGTTTGGTAATCTAGCCATTTGGCTGACGCGATTGTACAGGATCTTAGGGTGTGATTTAAACCACGTATTTAATAAAAATGTCATTAAGTGCTTTACACTGCTTAGGTAATTAGTCTAATGCCTTGTTTGGCTTGGGTTTGAGCTCGATAGCATACTCGAAAAAAATTAATGAAAGTCGAGGTGAAAGTCTTTCATTTTGGTGATTTTAAGGCGTAAAAAAGCCCGATTTTTAAATCAGGCTTTTAGATTGAGATGATAAATTTAATAGTTTGTTAACTGAGTGTAAATTTATTAGTGCAGTTGGTCGCTGTTTTCTGATGGATCGTGAAACAATTGAGCAACATCTTCACTGCCAAATTCGTATTTAGTATTACAGTAATCACAGTGCATTTGGATACTACCTTGCTCAGTAATAATTGCTTCTGCTTCTTCACGGCCAATAGAAATAATTGCCGAACCGCTGCGTTCAACAGAACATGTACAGTTGAAGCTAACATCTTGAGGATCGAAGATGCGCACTTCCTCTTGGTGATACAGACGAGTTAGGATTACTTGTGGCTCTAGTTCAAATAACTCTTCATCTTTAATGGTCGCACTAAGCTGATGCAGGTTATCGTAGCCGTCATCATCTGCTTGGCTTTCTTCTGGTAGGGCTTGCAGCATCATGCCTGCGGCGTTTTCTTCGTTAGCGAATAACCAAAAGTTAGTTTTTAATTGCTCAGATTGGGCGAAGTATGATTCTAGTACTTCCGCGATAGTGTCTTTATCTACCGCAACAATACCTTGGTAACGTTCACCTTGCTTAGGTGTGATGGTAATGACCATGTAACCTTTTTTGAACAAATCGGTTAGTTTATCAGTGGTTACTTCACCAGTGACATTGGCAACTGCACGTAGTTCTTGTTGATCATTACCATTGACAACCATCGCAGGAATTGGACCTTCGCCTTGGATTTGAACGGCGATATCTCCTTCAAATTTTAGCAATGCCGTTAACATTGATGTTGCTGCTAGCAATTGGCCAAGCAATGTATTCACCGCTGCCGGGTAGTCGTGATTGTTAATGATTTCGCGATAAGTGTTAGAGACTTGCGCAAGTTCGCCACGTACGTGGACGTTATCAAATAGATAACGGTTTAATTGATCGTTCATAGTGTTCCGGTGCTATTTAAAACTACTGGTTTTTAAATTGAATAATTTTTCGGCGTTGCTTTTTGTCTGGGCGCTTGTCTGGATGTGGATTATCGAGCGCATGAAGTTTACGTAGTTCGGCATTTTGCTGTCGTTTAGTGACACTTTGCGCTGTTTCTTCGTAAAGCGTTTGTGCGATGGGAGCGCCACGGCGTTGGTCACTTAACTGAAGAATTTCTACTTCTTTCACTTCATTTCCCTGACGCAGGGTAATCATTGCACCAACCTCGACGATTTTACTCGGCTTGCTGCGTTGATTGTTATAAGACACTTTACCCGACTGAATCATGTCACGGGCAATAGAACGTGTTTTATAGAATCTAGCTGCCCACAACCACTTATCTAATCGGACAGAAAGAGATGATTTTTCAGCTAAATTCATGGTGTTCCTACGTCATAAAAAGTTCCGCAAAAATTAACACAATTCGTGTTTTTTTTCTATGCTGATTTGGGGACGATAGATAGCGATTTCAATGGTTGTGACGCAGGCAATAACTTAGTATAGTGTTGTGTCTTTGATAATAATTCGCATATCCAGATTCTTCGTTATGCTAAGTTAGTAATTTTACTGTGATATTTAATGTTAACTATAAATAAAATAATCGCCTATTCGACGAAAAATCTTTCAAAAATTGTTGCCTTAATCACCAGTATCTTGATTATCTTGGCGATTTATTACGCGGCCAAATTGACTTGGTTGGTTTTGACTCCTAATTCTACGCATGCTCCATGGCAGCCGCCTTCGGTCACCCAAGGCGGCAGCGCAACTTCATCGATAAATTTTTCGAACTTTCATTGGTTTGGCAAACCTAATGCTCAGCCAGTTGAAGAGCAACCACAGCAAGAAATTACTGACGCGCCCAAGACATCACTCAATATGACGCTGACAGGCGTGGTAGCTAATAACGATGTGAAACGATCGATGGCGATCATTGAGTATCAAGCAAAACAAGATACTTACGTGATAAATCAGAAGGTCCCATCATCGCGTGCCAGTATTGCTGAAATTCATCACGATCGCGTGATACTTAAAAACAATGGTCGTTACGAAACGCTAATGCTTGACGGTTTTGATTATTCGAAGCCTAAGCCAGCAACTCAAACTAATCGTAAACAACTATCAGCTGGCCCGAAGAAACAATTGGG harbors:
- a CDS encoding oxidoreductase-like domain-containing protein translates to MTDLIEKPEKPLDDDCCGGGACCPCVWDHFYEQMSLYRKQQRALAADAEQTAKSSDTAK
- the pckA gene encoding phosphoenolpyruvate carboxykinase (ATP), producing MTVATAGNNTTIDLTQYGINDVQEIVYNPSYDQLFEEETKATLSGYDKGVVTQSGAVSVDTGIFTGRSPKDKYIVRDDVTRDTVWWSDQGKNDNKPMTPETWDSLKGLVSTQLSGKRLFVVDTFCGANEDTRLKVRFITEVAWQAHFVKNMFIRPSEEELETFVPDFVVMNGAKTTNPNWKEQGLNSENFVAFNLTERMQLIGGTWYGGEMKKGMFSMMNYLLPLKGIASMHCSANVGKDGDTAVFFGLSGTGKTTLSTDPKRQLIGDDEHGWDDNGVFNFEGGCYAKTINLSEENEPDIYNAIRRDALLENVTVDSDGKIDYDDNSKTENTRVSYPIYHIDNIVKPVSKAGHAKKVIFLTADAFGVLPPVSKLTPEQTRYYFLSGFTAKLAGTERGITEPTPTFSSCFGAAFLTLHPTQYAEVLTKRMEDAGATAYLVNTGWNGTGKRISIKATRAIIDAILDGSIDNAECQTLPHFNLSVPTNVEGVEGDILDPRDTYQDAAEWEEKAQDLAKRFVNNFEKFTDTEEGKSLVAAGPSL
- the hslO gene encoding Hsp33 family molecular chaperone HslO, giving the protein MNDQLNRYLFDNVHVRGELAQVSNTYREIINNHDYPAAVNTLLGQLLAATSMLTALLKFEGDIAVQIQGEGPIPAMVVNGNDQQELRAVANVTGEVTTDKLTDLFKKGYMVITITPKQGERYQGIVAVDKDTIAEVLESYFAQSEQLKTNFWLFANEENAAGMMLQALPEESQADDDGYDNLHQLSATIKDEELFELEPQVILTRLYHQEEVRIFDPQDVSFNCTCSVERSGSAIISIGREEAEAIITEQGSIQMHCDYCNTKYEFGSEDVAQLFHDPSENSDQLH
- the hslR gene encoding ribosome-associated heat shock protein Hsp15, yielding MNLAEKSSLSVRLDKWLWAARFYKTRSIARDMIQSGKVSYNNQRSKPSKIVEVGAMITLRQGNEVKEVEILQLSDQRRGAPIAQTLYEETAQSVTKRQQNAELRKLHALDNPHPDKRPDKKQRRKIIQFKNQ
- the gspC gene encoding type II secretion system protein GspC produces the protein MLTINKIIAYSTKNLSKIVALITSILIILAIYYAAKLTWLVLTPNSTHAPWQPPSVTQGGSATSSINFSNFHWFGKPNAQPVEEQPQQEITDAPKTSLNMTLTGVVANNDVKRSMAIIEYQAKQDTYVINQKVPSSRASIAEIHHDRVILKNNGRYETLMLDGFDYSKPKPATQTNRKQLSAGPKKQLGSKFSKTRQEILADPGKIMDYIAISPVSTNGKVKGYRLNPGRNPELFRASGLKPRDLAVAINGYDLSDPTQSIRVMSELRNMNNIMITVERDGQLTDIEFALP